Part of the Triticum aestivum cultivar Chinese Spring chromosome 4D, IWGSC CS RefSeq v2.1, whole genome shotgun sequence genome is shown below.
AAATTACTGTTTTAACACTTTTTCCCTTGAACTGATGCCTTCCAGGGAATAATATGTATTGTCTGGATGATGAACCATCTACAATTGCTGCTGGGATGAACCCAAATTTGATCGTTCCGCCAAAACCTCTTAACAAACTCCATGACTACCCTTCTTGCTGCACCAAAACAGATACAATTCATGCAGATTATCCTGATGAAATGACTACTTTCTGTCAAGCAAACCAGTCAGCAGCAGCTTCTTCTGTATTAGTTCCAAACACAAACTGCCATTATCTTCCACGAATTTGTAATAGCAAGTCTCCTTTTATATATAGCAACAGCCCACACAGAAGCTTTCAAAACCAATGACCACAAGCAGGAAACAGGTTTGGAACACCTGTAGCAAATCCTTTGATGTTTCAGTTACTAGAAAATTTCGAAGCTGAATGTTATCAGAGAGACAAGGCAGCTGCAGAACAAAGGATTATTGAAAAATTCTCTTTAGCCTCAACTATTTACAAGACATATCAAATGCCTACAAAACAGTTAGTGCACTCATCTCCTCTACAAGCTGATTTTTACAAGATGATGAACTCGATTCTCCCACACCTAGATATCAGGTAAACTTCGTAGGTTAAGTCAATTTCTTCCTGAAAACTTAATATAAAACATTCTTCTAGACATTCCTTGTCAACTTTCTCTCGGTTTTAACATAAATCGTCCATCAACAGTCAAAGGATATTCCAAATCGATGATGTATGGGTTGACCAGAAGACTTTGACTGTTTCAATGATGCCTGGTTGTTGGATGAACCCGCACACCTTGGACTGCTACTCCAAAAGGTTGAACACATACCAACTACATAGAGGAAGACAAGGACTTCTACCAAGTGATCAGTACATTGCCCACGTAGTTGGCAGAGAAGACATGGTACTTCCATATGCATTTCTACAGCTCTAATTACAATGCgctaatttttttattttcctatCTGAATTATAGCTTTCTACACTCTGAATTATAGCAATCACTACCTTTTTTAAATTTAAACTTAAGAGCACTCTACTTTTTCTTTTTTCGATACTTACGACTCAATATGAAATTCAATTCTACACTATGAATTAACTTCACTCTATGGCTTTTCTTTTAATCGCAGGATCTTCTTATGAGACCTATGCTAAATCTTACATATCCAGCTTGTAGTGATATGTTGAGTGAAGCAACAGTGGGCTTCAGTTTGGAGAACGCAAATTTTATAATTTCCATTATTTCTCTCTTATATATGCACTTTCATTTTTCTACTTCTGATACTGAGTGCCAACTATGTGCTTACTTTTTTCCCACACTTTTTCTTAACATGTAAAATAATGCATTGCATTTTCCTTTTCCTTTCATCAGGTCCATCTACCATGCTTTAATGATAAGCAGTGGATTGTAATAACAACAAACTTAACTACTGAGAGGTTCTTTAACATAATGAATCCTGATGGATCTGGAAATTCCAAATTCACTACAATTATTAGCACAATAACTTTCAACTTCAAGTATCTTTTTGCCAAAACCTACCCCAACTGCACTTCTTTCAACATAAAGGATTTTGACTACCGTTTTGTACCAGTCCCACGGACTCATTTCAGGTTGAACATCATATTTCCTCTCTTATGTGTTCCTTTCCTGTACTTgcttttccctcttcttcaagttaatgaaggaaatatgccctagaggcaataataaagatgttatttatatttccttatatcatgatagatgtttattattcatgctagaattgtattaaccggaaacttagtacatgtgtgaatacatagacaaacagagtgtcactagtatgcctctacttgactagctcgttaatcaaagatggttaagtttcctagccatagacatgagttgtcatttgatgaacgggatcacatcattagagaatgatgtgattgtcaagacccgtccgttagcttagcacaatgatcgtttagtttgttgttattgctttattcatgacttatacgtgatcctatgactatgagattatgcaactcccgaataccggaggaacacttagtgtgctatcaaacgtcacaacgtaactgggtgattataaagatgctctacaggtgtctccgatggtgtttgctgagttggcatagatcgagatcaagatttgtcactccgattgtcggagaggtatctctgggccctctcggtaatgcacatcactataagccttgcaagcaatgtgactaatgagttatgagatgatgcattacggaacgagtaaagagacttggcggtaacaagattgaactaggtattgagataccgtcgatcgaatctcgggcaagtaacatacttatgacaaagggaacaacgtatgttgttatgcggtttgaccgataaagatcttcgtagaatatgtgggagccaatatgagcatccaggttccgctattggttattgaccggagatgagtctcggtcatgtctacatagttctcgaacccgtagggtccgcacgcttaacgttcgatgacgatcggtattatgagtttatgtgttttgatgtaccgaaggtagttcagaatcccggatgtgatcaccgacatgacgaggagtctcgaaatggtcgagacataaagaatgatatattggatgatgttattcggacaccggatgagttccgggggtcaccggataaatatcggagtgccagaagggttatcggaaccaccggagaagtaatgggccttattgggcctaggggagagagagaggttgccaagggctggccgcgcccccccccccatgggcctagtccgaattggactagggggaggggcggcgccccctccttccttctctttccccctccttccttcttctcctagtaggactaggaaaggggggagtcctactcctactaggaggaggattcctccccccttggcgcgcctatgagggccggccggcctccccctccctcctttatatacgtggggaagggggcaccctagaacacatcaaagttgatcttagccgtgtgcggtgcccccctccacagatttccacctcggtcatatcgttgtagtgcttaggcaaagccctgcgtcggtaacttcatcaacaccgtcaccacgccgtcgtgctgacggaactctccctcggcctcagctggatcaagagtttgagggacgtcaccgagctgaatgtgtgcagatcgtggaggtgccgtgcgttcggtacttaatcagttggatcgcgaagacgttcgactacatcaaccgcgttactaaacgcttccgctttcggtctacgagggtacgtagacacactctcccgctcgttgctatgcatcacatagatagatcttgcgtgatcgtaggtaatttttttgaaatgttgtgttccccaatagtggcatccgagccaggtctatgcgtagatgttatatgcacgagtagaacacatagagttgtgggcgataatagtcatactgcttaccagcatgtcatactttgattcggctgtattgttggatgaagcggttcagaccgacattacgtctacgcttacgcgagactgattctaccgacgtgcttcgcacacaggtggctagtgagtttctatttctccaactttagttgaatcgagtgtgactactcctggtccttgttgaaggttaaaacaacacacttgacaaaaaatcattgtggttttgatgcgtaggtaagaacggttcttgctaagcccgtagcagccacgtaaaacttgcaacaacaaagtagaggacatctaacttgtttttgcagggcatgttgtgatgtgatatggtcaagacgtgatgatataaattgttgtatgagatgatcatgttttgtaacagttatcggcaactggcaggagccttatggttgtcgttttattgtatgaaatgcaattgccatgtaattgctttactttatcactaactggtagcgatagtcgtgatagcaatagttggcgagacgacaacgatgcttcgatggagatcaaggtgtcaagccagtgacgatggtgatcatgacggtgctttagagatggagatcaaaggcacaagatgatgatggtcatatcatatcacttatattgattgcatgtgatgtttatcctttatgcatcttattttgcttagttcggcggtagcattataagatgacctctcactaaatttcaaggtataagtgttctcccaatTCACAGGGATTCCAGCTCTTCAAGTAATTCATTTTTCCCATCTGCCAAATATGAAGGTCGCAACAATTTTTTTGCGAAGTAACTTCTGAATATCGAAACTTAGTTCCTGTCAAGCAAAAATAAGTTCATCATTTTAGTTCAACAGGACCATCATGTCAACTTGCGTGCTCAAGCATCAATCCCAATGTTATGTAATATAAGACATAGAAACTACGTGTTCGAAGATTAAGTTTTCTTTTTTACTTACTCATGAAAGTTGACATATTCCGCAGAATGTACTACTCATTTTGAATTTTTATTTACTTTGAATTAAACGCATATTATTTTGTAAAATATTATCCAAACACAAACTCAATAATTCATACGGAAAAAAATTGAGTGAGAAAACACAattttgttaatgttcttcaacaaacaaataaaagaaaCAGTCAAAAATCACCCGTCTTCTTGTTTTTACCACGAACTAAATCCATATAAGAATCAGCGAAACAGTTACTGTACTGAACAGCGAAACAGTTACTTTACTAAACTGCCAACACCCTTCGTTCCTGGGCGACACAGTTCAAACGAAACAGCGAAACAGTTCAGACGCACGAGTGGGCTTCCAACAATACAACCCACAAAGAATCGACGTAGGCGCCCAAGCTCCTTACGGGTGCCGGAGGCGCCAACAACGAGGTCTCGTCCGTGGGCGCGGATGCGCACGCGGCGGCCATCCGAGGACCCCGAGAACCTACTAGGTCACCCCGCCCCCTCTGGGCGAACCCTAGCCACCATTCCCTTCCCCTCGCGCTGCTTTCGTTCTCCCCGCGACAAGCCGGCACCACCATCGACATGTTCTCTCCATAagcacggccaccggccaccccgcggcgtCTGCCCATGTCGAGGAGCACCGCCGCCTTCATCTACGTCACCTACCTCTTCAGATCGGAGCCGCACGGACGCCGCACGCGTCATCTTCTTCACCTGTGGCCACCGAGACCTCAACCGCCGATCCCCGGCTGTCGCTACCTCACCGTCTTCCCCGAGCCTCACCTGCAACGATGTGAgcagcctcctcctctccccctcctcgaTTAACCGTCATAGGTCACCGTctatgacgccctcgattcaatcgtacactaatcatacacgcaaatgtgtacgatcaagatcaaggactcacgggaagatatcacaacacaactctagatacaaattagaataatacaagctttatattacaagccaggggcctcgagggctcgaatacataagctcgaatacacaagagtcagcggaagcaacaatatcttagtacagacatgagttaggcaagtttgccttaagaaggctagcacaaaagcaacatcgatcgaaaaggcaaggcctcctgcctgggagcctcctaactactcctggtcgtcggcggtctccacgtagtagtaggcaccctcggtgtagtagtaaTCGTCGTGgtgacatctggctcctggactccgatatctggttgcatcaaccggaaagaagaagaaagggggaaaagggggagcaaagcaaccgtgagtactcatccaaagtactcgcaagcaaggatctacactacatatgcatcgatatcaatgaattgggctgtatctgtggactgaactgcagaatgccagaagagaaggggaaagcctagcctatcgaagactagcatcttcaagcagctccaagcatcttgcagcatcagaagagataagagtggcataaagtaaagtagtagtagtgttatcaacctcgaccagagatcctttctcgactccctgcgagaaagcaaacccagagccatactatccatttctcatcacaatccatttctcatcacaagtatccagttctagttgtatcgatcgggatacaactccgagtgtctgttaccgtaggacaggctatcgatagatgttttcttccctgcaggggtgcaccaacttacccaccacgctcgattaactccggccggacacactttcctgggtcatgcccggcctcgccaaacaatacgccgcaacccgacctaggcttaatagagaggtcagcatgccggactaaacctatgcccccaggggtcatgggccatcgccccgggaactcctgcacgttgcgaacgcggccggtgagcggacctagctacctccttcaaaaaggcaggtgcttacgcagtccaacccggcgcgcgccactcagttgctgacgtctattaagcttcggctgatgcatacgacgcagaacgcccatactatgcccacgtgattgttagtgctatcaggccagaggcccctcagatcaaatatccaaatcatagtggattaggaatgtgcggtaacaagcagagactcacgaaagatgtgaccctgtcgccccgtctcgaggacttgcggcaagggctaagaatgcccgaccacgcctcgtaattatctcgcgggcaccctccaggtcaacccgactcctcatcactcgcaaatatgctcgcgcgggtacccctcagggccgacccgtctttagtaacatggttcagtgtaaagtcatagtaaccatagtaatgtgcggtgccggggcctggtcttcgatctcgttgatcgggtcttctgataatccagcggggcagtcgggacaaagtgggggtctctgatgggtctctacccaacctatactaagcagtttaggataagcaggtaagtaacaataagtaggttacaaaagcaggctatgcatcagaataggagcaatcaattacagtagcaaaatctaatgcaagcatgagagaatggaatgggcaatatcgggttgatcaaaaggggggcttgcctggaagctctgttgcaaTGGAAGAAGATTCgttggtgacgtagtcgatcacaggggcagcatcggtctcggggtctaccggagagaagagggggaagaaacaataaatacagagcaaacaagtgcaatactccctccattttggtatacaaggccactatcaaaattacaataaatacagagggggaagaaacaataaatataaagcaaacaaagcatcataaagcataacatggtaatatgacgtgccgggtgtgacctaacgtatgtctacacgaataggtgaagggggaattcaaccgggaatgttttcccggttccggacctatgtcagacagatgaccgaaggggggaaagttccatgttcagatagttagaggcatctgacaggtaaacggaccgcgtattcggattcgccccattttttgagcaactttcatgtataaagtttttcgatccgagctacggtttattttctatgatttttgcaAGTTTAAAACATATTCTGAAATTATTTATATTGAcaaaaaaggaatatgacgtcagcagcCAACAGTGCGTTTGACTGGGTCAACTAATGTGTGGGCTCCGCATGTCATAGGCTGCCTAGTTAGCAGGTTAATTAAATAGAGTTAATTAGTTTACCTAATGATTAGGTTAGTctaaacaaaattaattaagttaattaattaattaatattacttttatttatttatttatttatttattctttaataaaaacgttctggggcgaggccccttgtcataggcccctgggggccttAATGGGCACGGGTACGCGGGCGCCAGGAGCGGGCACTGGGCACCCGCCCAGGCCGACAGGGGAGTGATGGGCActgggcgccggcggccaccgcgACGAGGGGCAGTAGCGGCGCAGCAGGCCAAGTATGCGCGTCGACGCGGCGCAGCAGGGCCGCCGCGGGACGGAAACGGCAGCGGGCGGCGCGGTGGTTGCCGAGGTCCGgtgcagggtggaggtggccgcggaCGACCGTGGCGGGGCGACGATCACACATCGGGGCGGTGGGGCTCGCGTAGACGCAAGTGGGCGCACGCGGTTGGGCGTCGGGCGCGGCCTTGGCCGCGGCCGGAGGTGGAGCAGAGCGGGAGGAAGCAGGGGCGGCCGGAGCGCGCGGGCGTGGGGAGAGCTGTGGTGGGGCGCGGTCGTGGTCGAGCATAGCGACGCGCAGAGACGGGCGCGTGCTGGGGCATGCGGAGCGGATGGTGTGGTGGCGCGGGCGAGCGCCGGCGtgagggcacggggaggaggaggagaccggGGTCCTCACCAGCGTTGGTGAgcagggggcggcgaggctcggtgcagcctttggggaggaggacggggacgcgtcGACGGCGAGGAGACGAGGAGGATGAGGCGACGGGCGGTGGCGGGGTCCGGTGAGGAGGAGGCTGTGGCACGGGCGCGAGGGAGGGGGGTCGTCGCCGGCGGGCGGCTTGTCCACCGCAGCAGGGTCGCCAGGCGGCGCGGGGCTCGAGCACGGCGCCCTGCGgagccagggcggcggcggggcgcaggGCGAGGCGCGGGCACCGGGCGGCGGCGTCACGGTGTcaagccccgatccagatcgggatggGGGGGGAGAGCGACGTGGGGTCGCGGGAGAAGAAGTGGGTGCGGTTAGGGTTTGGTAGTGGGCAGGGGAGGCCATATAGGCCTGCTTAGCTGGGCCGGCTAGCGCGGCGGTCTGCTGGGCCGTGGCCTAGTTGGGCCAAAGGGGTTGCTTTCTCTTCTACTTTTTCCCTTCGTTTATTTTTCCTatctgttttaattattttagttagcaAACCTTTTACAAACATATAACTCCAGCTCCTAATTTACCATAATAACAAGGCAACTTCCTCAACAAACTTGGTGACCAAAtgaattagtttaatatttttttagtatttaaaagcatttaaataattgttttgccGCAATTTTATCTACTAtcgtgcatttaaatattttatttaaatatgggttcttcaccataactacctatgcaatatttgtcacaacccgaacattttagttttaacatttgaaaacttttgttgtttgccttaaattcaaatttgaatttgaatcggttttgaactaacgcgagattaagaacagtaaccgtggtgacgtggcatcattaacgtggaattactgtagcctaattatccgggcgtcacatcgtCCGCGCCGTCCGTGCTTCTGACCGTGGCCGCGATCATCGCGCGGTCACTGCGCCCCAGTCTACGCCCCGCGCTCGCCCGCATGCGCACGGCCTCGCTCGCCGCTCGCCCGCACTACTGCGTTGCTCTGCTTGCCTGCCCACCGCTGCTGCTGCCGTGCTGCTCCACCCGACCGCGTCCGCCGTTCCCTGCCTCTGCCTTGCACCCAGCACAGCCTGCACCCGCGCCCCACGCTCGCATGTGGCCACGCCCTGCACATTTGGGTCAGCATTTTCTTGGTCATTATTTGGTTCATTCATAGCACTAGTAGATGCATTGAGTTTTTCCTCCAACTGTGGACCAACGTGATCAAGTGCATTTTCTAATAGCACACAACATTCTGTGGAGTAGGCTATTTTAAATGCCATACTAAGAAATTTATGAGATAGTTCCTTGTACCGAAGCATAGCTTTCAGTTTTGGATTTTCTACCACATTCCTTCCTTGCCTATCCAATATACTTCCTTTGCGTGCTTACCTAGTCCATCTCTTCAAGACATAATGTGTTGCTAGTGTCTTTATGTTCATCAAATCAAGAACTTTCAATCCATGTCCACACAACACTCCTGCCCTTTCAAACATTCCAcaagtgcatgttgctgtttggTTAAAAGGATCACCTATCACTATGCGCTCATCCTCAAAAGTTGAATCACCATGCAAACTACCAATAGCAACAACATATTTGTTTCCATCCAATACTCTACTACATGCAGCCATGGATCTTTCATACTCACTTTGGAAAGCTTCAAAAATGGTTGGAGTGTACACTTTGCTTGCTTGTACCAACATAGGCGTGCTCATCTTGATTCTTGGTATGTTTTTTCTTGCTTCAAATTCAGATTCcagctctttgtttcttttttgttcCACTATCCTTTCAAAATGCTTTAAAAATCTAACAATATGGAAATCAGATTTCAAATGGTTCTTCAATAAATTGTTGAAGCTCTCACTTAATTTTGTGCTTCTCACTCCCAAACTGAAGACGTCTCTCATAAAACATTCAGCCCACTTTTCTTTTACCTTGTAGATACTATCGAACCAAGTTTGCTTATGCATCTTTAACCTCATGTTGGCAAATGCTTCTTCAAACTCTTCCTTGTCCTCATAGCCATACATACAAGCACTAAAATCTATGAGAATATGTGATTCTTCGCCTTAATCTTTGTCTTCACCCTCCTCTTTCTCTTCACCCTCATCTTCGTCTTCACCCTTAATCGGAGATAGATGTTTGACAGCATTTTGCATTATATGAAATGTACACAGTCCATGATATGCTTCTGTGAACACATCCTCTACAGCTCTACCCATTGCATAATCTTGATCGGTATAAATAGTTCTTGGTTGTCTTCCATTATGCGCACCTAGGAAAGTTTTAAAGAGCCATTTGAATGAGGCTAATGTTTCGTCAAACATCAGTGCAGCACCAAAAACTTTAGTCTCCCTAAACTGATTGAGCCCAAGAAAAACACCAAATGGCCTATATTCCTTGTTTGTGCCAAAAGTAGTGTCAAATGTGACAACATCGCCAAAGTGTGCATAGTCTAACATCATTTTAGCATCAGCCCAGAAAATGTTTGATATATTCTCCTCACAATCTAGTTGCAAAGCATATTGAAATGATGGATTTTCAACAATTTTGTCTTGAAAATACTTTAACATGCTGCCCGCCTGACCAAAAGCCAACTCCCTCTGCCTCTTGCTTTGCAAATGATTTCTGTGATCACGAGGAGTGTATCCGAGATTAAGTGGTCCACCAACTTGACGAGTAGCAAGCTCATATGCAGCTTGAGGCCTAATTCCAGAATCATCCGCGGCTTcgatttcaaaagcttgaaattcTGAAATTTTCCTTTGGGAAGCCATCAGGTGGCGGGTTTGTGGCAAGTGAAGGAGGTGATTATGTTCAAGAACTACATCAGTGATTTCCAAGTTTTCGGACTCTTGATCCAATGTAAGACTCATCCGAGCTTTGCAATCAGTTCT
Proteins encoded:
- the LOC123100010 gene encoding protein FAR1-RELATED SEQUENCE 5, which gives rise to MKGMPQVGMFFESSEEAWLFWRAYGGRVGFDVRKRYNNVSKFDGKVTSCRFVCANEGHRKKGQREFIQKCFRAQTRTDCKARMSLTLDQESENLEITDVVLEHNHLLHLPQTRHLMASQRKISEFQAFEIEAADDSGIRPQAAYELATRQVGGPLNLGYTPRDHRNHLQSKRQRELAFGQAGSMLKYFQDKIVENPSFQYALQLDCEENISNIFWADAKMMLDYAHFGDVVTFDTTFGTNKEYRPFGVFLGLNQFRETKVFGAALMFDETLASFKWLFKTFLGAHNGRQPRTIYTDQDYAMGRAVEDVFTEAYHGLCTFHIMQNAVKHLSPIKGEDEDEGEEKEEGEDKD